The Kitasatospora setae KM-6054 genome contains a region encoding:
- a CDS encoding glycosyltransferase: MKRETARSDGGLCIVRVANFVTPVSGGLRTALRHLGAGYLAAGHRPVLVVPGPEHRDEWTEQGRVVTLPGPRVPGTGGYRVLRDRRRLAALLEELAPDRLEVSDRTTLRWTGAWARAHGVRSMMVSHESATGVLGAWGVPDGTARRLADRLNSRTARDYDTVLCTTAWAAEEFERIGARNVERAPLGVDLAVMRPECHDPSLRAELADPQQVLLVMCSRLSGEKRPERALEALAELRRRHRVPAVLAVAGTGPLRARLERQADELRLPVRFLGHLAERSEVAALLATADAVIAPGPVETFGLAALETLACGTPVAVSRSSALPQVIGRAGLAAADTGDGFASAVRELLDRPEAERRAAARARAEEFSWDAATAAFLTAHRAARHSPVPASTPAPTDAPVPTDAPVPAVPATG, translated from the coding sequence GTGAAGCGTGAAACGGCCCGCTCGGACGGCGGGTTGTGCATCGTCCGGGTGGCGAACTTCGTCACCCCGGTGTCGGGCGGCCTGCGAACCGCGCTGCGGCACCTCGGCGCCGGATACCTGGCGGCGGGCCACCGGCCCGTCCTGGTCGTGCCGGGGCCGGAGCACCGCGACGAGTGGACCGAGCAGGGCCGGGTCGTCACCCTGCCCGGCCCGCGCGTACCGGGCACCGGCGGCTACCGGGTGCTCCGCGACAGGCGGCGACTCGCCGCGCTGCTGGAGGAGTTGGCACCGGACCGGCTGGAGGTGTCCGACCGCACCACGCTGCGCTGGACGGGCGCCTGGGCGCGGGCGCACGGGGTGCGGTCGATGATGGTCTCGCACGAGAGCGCCACCGGTGTGCTCGGCGCCTGGGGCGTGCCGGACGGCACCGCGCGGCGGCTCGCGGACCGGCTCAACTCCCGTACCGCGCGGGACTACGACACGGTGCTGTGCACGACGGCGTGGGCGGCCGAGGAGTTCGAGCGGATCGGCGCCCGGAACGTCGAACGGGCGCCGCTGGGGGTGGACCTCGCCGTGATGCGGCCCGAGTGCCACGACCCTTCGCTGCGCGCCGAGTTGGCCGATCCGCAGCAGGTGCTGCTGGTGATGTGTTCGCGGCTGTCCGGTGAGAAGCGGCCCGAACGGGCCCTGGAGGCGCTGGCCGAGCTGCGCCGCCGGCACCGGGTGCCGGCCGTGCTCGCGGTCGCCGGAACAGGCCCGCTGCGCGCCCGACTTGAGCGCCAAGCGGACGAACTCCGGCTGCCGGTCCGCTTTCTGGGACACCTGGCCGAACGCTCCGAGGTGGCAGCCCTGTTGGCCACGGCGGACGCGGTGATCGCCCCGGGCCCGGTGGAGACCTTCGGCCTGGCCGCGCTGGAGACCCTGGCCTGCGGCACTCCCGTCGCGGTCAGCCGCTCCTCCGCGCTGCCCCAGGTGATCGGCCGGGCCGGTCTCGCGGCGGCCGACACCGGGGACGGATTCGCCTCCGCCGTACGGGAGTTGCTGGACCGCCCGGAGGCGGAACGGCGGGCCGCCGCCCGTGCCCGGGCCGAGGAGTTCAGCTGGGACGCCGCCACCGCCGCCTTCCTCACCGCCCACCGGGCAGCCCGGCACTCTCCCGTCCCGGCCTCCACCCCCGCCCCCACCGACGCACCGGTCCCCACCGACGCACCCGTCCCGGCGGTGCCCGCAACCGGGTGA